A window of Vigna unguiculata cultivar IT97K-499-35 chromosome 4, ASM411807v1, whole genome shotgun sequence contains these coding sequences:
- the LOC114180898 gene encoding kunitz-type trypsin inhibitor-like 1 protein has product MKRTLVLALSFFAFFTNLPLGFSDDAEQVVDKDGDPLEPSRQYYIFPSFFGPAGGGVKYARTANSECPLTVFQEYSQFYRGNPVKFTVAGDTDTSDIFTGTEVEIEFVDKPRCAESSKWLVFLDVTINKACVGIGGAEDHPGQEIFDGKFHIKKYGIGYKLVFCRTESAQACLNIERFDAYNGEEGRRLTLTEEEYGASDIVFIRAYDDDDDKVIKSVV; this is encoded by the exons ATGAAGCGAACCCTAGTTCTTGCTCTCTCCTTCTTTGCTTTCTTCACCAATCTTCCCTTAGGTTTCTCAGATGATGCTGAGCAAGTTGTGGACAAAGATGGCGACCCCCTTGAACCATCTCGCCAATACTACATCTTTCCATCATTCTTTGGCCCAGCAGGTGGTGGTGTGAAATATGCCAGAACTGCGAATTCAGAGTGCCCTCTTACTGTCTTTCAAGAATACTCACAATTCTATCGTGGCAACCCGGTCAAATTCACCGTAGCTGGAGACACCGACACCTCTGATATATTCACAG GTACGGAAGTGGAAATCGAGTTCGTAGATAAGCCAAGGTGTGCGGAATCATCCAAGTGGTTGGTGTTTTTGGACGTAACAATAAACAAGGCATGTGTGGGAATTGGTGGTGCCGAAGACCATCCAGGGCAAGAAATTTTTGATGGGAA ATTTCACATTAAGAAATATGGAATTGGGTACAAGCTTGTGTTTTGCAGGACTGAGTCAGCACAAGCTTGTTTGAATATTGAGAGGTTTGATGCTTATAACGGTGAGGAGGGTAGACGCTTGACTCTGACTGAGGAAGAATATGGTGCCTCCGATATTGTGTTCATACGGgcatatgatgatgatgatgataaggTTATTAAGTCCGTTGTTTGA